One part of the Leptolyngbya sp. FACHB-261 genome encodes these proteins:
- a CDS encoding M67 family metallopeptidase — MVLVLSAQQLNQICVHAQQTYPNECCGLMLGRGVFKGEHRELVSLWPTRNAWENSADNPLDDGASPTERFLIDASEILMAQRHARTNGLEIVGVYHSHPDHPAVPSEFDREYAWPRCSYVIVSVQTGQAREIYSWTLSDQQTFVPEAILQTQPL, encoded by the coding sequence ATGGTCCTCGTTCTGTCAGCCCAACAGCTCAACCAGATTTGTGTCCATGCTCAGCAGACTTACCCCAATGAGTGTTGCGGGCTGATGTTGGGCAGAGGAGTGTTTAAGGGCGAACATCGAGAATTGGTTTCACTTTGGCCTACCCGCAATGCTTGGGAGAATAGTGCCGACAATCCTCTGGACGATGGCGCGTCCCCAACTGAACGGTTCCTAATTGATGCCAGTGAGATCCTGATGGCTCAACGGCATGCTCGTACCAACGGTCTGGAGATCGTTGGAGTCTATCACTCCCACCCGGACCACCCAGCTGTGCCCTCAGAGTTTGACCGGGAGTACGCTTGGCCGCGATGCTCCTATGTCATTGTTTCAGTTCAAACCGGACAAGCTCGTGAGATCTATAGTTGGACTCTCAGCGATCAACAGACCTTCGTGCCTGAAGCAATCTTGCAGACTCAGCCCCTCTAG
- the moeB gene encoding molybdopterin-synthase adenylyltransferase MoeB, with protein MTLNPDLDSIELTRDDYERYSRHLILPEVGVEGQKRLKAGSVLCIGSGGLGSPLLLYLAAAGVGRIGLVDFDVVDASNLQRQIIHGTAAVGKPKIQSAKNRILDINPYCQVDLYEERFTSENALRIMEPYDIVVDGTDNFPTRYLVNDACVLLGKPNVYGSIYRFEGQATVFNYQEGPNYRDLYPEPPPPGLVPSCAEGGVLGILPGIIGVIQATETVKILLGKGNTLSGRLLLYNALEMKFRELKLRPNPVRPVIEKLIDYEQFCGIPQAKAAEAASQATLSEMTVQELKTLLDSGADDYVLIDVRNPNEYEIARIPGAVLVPLPDIENGNGVDQVRELVNGHKLIAHCKMGGRSAKALGILKQAGLEGINVKGGITAWSQEVDPNVPTY; from the coding sequence ATGACTCTAAATCCTGACCTCGATTCGATTGAACTGACTCGTGACGACTACGAGCGTTACTCGCGTCACTTGATTCTGCCGGAAGTCGGCGTCGAAGGCCAAAAGCGCCTAAAGGCTGGTAGTGTTCTCTGCATTGGCTCCGGCGGATTGGGTTCGCCCCTGTTGCTTTATCTAGCTGCCGCCGGTGTCGGTCGCATTGGCCTGGTAGATTTTGACGTGGTTGACGCCTCCAACCTGCAACGCCAGATTATTCATGGCACGGCTGCCGTAGGCAAACCAAAAATTCAGTCAGCGAAAAACCGCATTCTAGACATCAATCCTTACTGCCAGGTTGATCTCTATGAGGAACGTTTCACCTCAGAGAACGCCCTGCGCATTATGGAGCCTTACGACATCGTGGTCGATGGCACCGATAACTTTCCAACCCGCTATCTAGTCAACGACGCCTGCGTCCTGCTCGGTAAGCCCAATGTCTACGGTTCTATCTACCGCTTTGAGGGACAAGCAACCGTCTTCAACTATCAAGAGGGACCCAACTACCGCGACCTCTATCCCGAGCCACCGCCACCTGGATTGGTGCCCTCCTGCGCCGAAGGCGGGGTCTTGGGCATTCTGCCCGGCATTATCGGCGTGATTCAAGCCACCGAAACCGTCAAGATCTTGTTGGGCAAGGGCAATACGCTGAGTGGGCGGCTGCTGCTCTACAACGCTTTGGAAATGAAATTCCGCGAACTCAAGCTGCGTCCTAACCCAGTTCGACCCGTGATTGAAAAGCTCATCGACTACGAGCAGTTCTGCGGCATTCCGCAAGCTAAGGCTGCTGAAGCAGCGAGTCAAGCCACTCTGTCAGAAATGACTGTGCAAGAACTCAAAACGCTGCTCGATAGCGGTGCCGATGACTACGTGTTGATCGATGTCCGCAATCCCAACGAGTACGAAATCGCTCGCATCCCTGGCGCGGTGCTGGTTCCCCTGCCTGACATCGAGAATGGCAATGGTGTTGACCAGGTTCGTGAGCTGGTGAACGGTCACAAGCTAATCGCCCACTGCAAAATGGGAGGTCGCTCTGCCAAGGCCCTAGGCATTCTCAAGCAAGCTGGCCTTGAAGGCATCAATGTTAAAGGCGGCATCACCGCCTGGAGCCAGGAAGTTGACCCCAATGTACCGACCTACTAA
- a CDS encoding EVE domain-containing protein: protein MKRWLLKTEPDDYNFADLLRDGRTVWDGVGNNLALKYMRLVAPGDLAFIYHTGKQKAITGIARIETEAYPDPKLADPRFVVFDITPIEALAKPVTLATFKQLPEFAEFPLVKLSRLSAMPVQEDEWQRILELAS, encoded by the coding sequence ATGAAGCGCTGGCTACTGAAAACTGAGCCCGACGACTATAACTTTGCCGATTTGCTGCGAGATGGACGCACGGTATGGGATGGCGTCGGCAATAATCTGGCTCTTAAATATATGCGCCTAGTGGCTCCGGGTGATCTCGCCTTCATCTACCACACTGGCAAGCAAAAAGCGATTACTGGTATCGCCCGTATTGAAACAGAAGCCTATCCAGACCCAAAGCTGGCAGACCCTCGCTTTGTAGTCTTTGACATTACTCCTATTGAAGCCTTAGCTAAGCCAGTGACGCTGGCGACCTTTAAGCAATTGCCTGAGTTTGCTGAATTTCCTTTAGTCAAGTTGTCTCGGCTCTCAGCAATGCCTGTTCAGGAAGACGAGTGGCAACGCATTTTAGAGTTAGCCAGTTGA
- a CDS encoding DUF2949 domain-containing protein, with translation MPNVSDEPPRPLSRIEQSLLRRGILTQEQIYRAREIQQAWLGPLPMVLWQLGWIDTPILESLLDLNEALATEN, from the coding sequence GTGCCTAACGTTTCTGATGAACCCCCCCGTCCTCTCAGCCGTATTGAGCAGTCACTGTTACGGCGTGGAATTTTGACTCAGGAACAGATCTACCGCGCCCGCGAAATCCAGCAGGCATGGTTAGGCCCTCTGCCGATGGTACTGTGGCAGTTGGGCTGGATTGATACGCCCATTCTGGAATCATTGCTCGATCTTAATGAAGCGCTGGCTACTGAAAACTGA
- the cysE gene encoding serine O-acetyltransferase, with protein sequence MQANQMPPLFSALRADFKAIFERDPAARNWLEVLFCYPGLQALALHRMAHWLFSGNVPFLPRLISHVARFLTGIEIHPGAQIGQGVVIDHGMGVVIGETAIIGNYALIYQGVTLGGTGKETGKRHPTLGENVVVGAGAKVLGNIQVGNNVRIGAGSVVLRSVPSDCTVVGVPGRVVYRAGERVGPLEHGTIPDPEADVIRVLVDRLEQLEAQMRKLQGSAEDPEEVSAESELVTVGSPARCRLEEKVIEEFLGGAGI encoded by the coding sequence ATGCAAGCGAACCAGATGCCTCCCTTGTTTAGCGCCCTTCGGGCTGACTTCAAAGCAATTTTTGAGCGCGATCCAGCTGCTCGCAACTGGCTAGAGGTACTGTTCTGTTATCCAGGCTTGCAGGCGCTGGCGCTTCACCGAATGGCCCATTGGCTCTTCAGTGGAAATGTTCCCTTTTTGCCCCGCCTGATCTCTCATGTGGCCCGCTTTCTAACGGGCATTGAGATTCACCCCGGTGCTCAAATCGGCCAGGGTGTAGTGATTGACCACGGCATGGGTGTGGTGATCGGCGAGACGGCGATTATTGGCAATTACGCCCTGATCTATCAAGGCGTTACCTTGGGCGGTACTGGTAAAGAAACTGGCAAGCGCCATCCCACCCTCGGTGAGAATGTGGTGGTCGGGGCAGGTGCCAAGGTGCTGGGCAACATTCAAGTCGGCAACAATGTGCGCATTGGCGCTGGCTCCGTGGTGCTGCGCAGTGTTCCTTCCGATTGCACGGTGGTGGGTGTGCCGGGCCGGGTTGTTTACCGGGCCGGTGAGCGAGTCGGTCCCCTAGAGCACGGCACGATTCCCGACCCTGAAGCAGACGTAATTCGGGTGTTGGTAGACCGGCTTGAGCAGTTGGAGGCGCAGATGCGTAAACTGCAAGGTTCTGCAGAGGACCCAGAAGAGGTTTCTGCTGAGTCTGAGCTTGTGACTGTTGGCAGCCCAGCCCGTTGTCGCCTTGAAGAAAAGGTGATTGAGGAGTTCTTAGGCGGCGCAGGTATTTAG
- a CDS encoding response regulator translates to MQGRPRSLTLATKLVAGGVGILSLMLLSGLLSQRLLLSELQQQQQFYRNSEALDEALDEVLRGMLNQETGYRGYVIAQDAAFLEPFEEGRQQYLEGLTLSRRVASETDGKTAELLNAINAVEHAGNDWYNSSARPMVELVRSGNQRAALQQFASVQGKARFDRFRLVHTQALNLSNQNLRRLEQTAQLRQQRLQLLTELCWGGGFLLAGGLGVLLVSSVRRPLQELERSAQAVADGDLSVRAQVYRDDELGQFTQQFNAMLSQIEAQRLQLAERDVQAIVQAVGEVLIAEQDLEPLLRQALATLCEQTRRRAGAIYLWSGTAQQLQLRSTYGLNPDSLQKTYNAGEGLAGMALGQACFLEGDEASALVYPTLDGSAILRYQAAWPLRISDRLVGMLLVAGLVPLSARDRNALASIADQLAIAIENALSFGTIRQQQQELQAREQELAAQNEELEAQRSELEFVNAEMEAQQQRLERLNYELLESDRHKDEFLANMSHELRTPLNAIIGFSQLLLRREDVRSLHQVSDQLERILRNGRQQLSLVNDILDLARIRAGQIELQAEPINLRELVEQTVSGLSGLASDRGLSLLIDSPEPLGELIADPERLRQILTNLLSNAIKYTDQGQITLRLRRHPAGSVLAGSVQDGSTAPVAVQDSDQLEIAVIDTGVGIPLDQQPLVFEAFRRVNQHPGQRGGGTGLGLAITSRLVQQMGGNIRLESTPGQGSTFTVTLPCRPPAPSLVSGPASGSAPGPDRFSEAVSAPLSLVNALALADGGPVRSSNADGTRTVLLIEPNPQVRAAVAERLAGQAYRLLTAADGLEGVEIARRQRPDVIVLEVALPEGQFWQVLFELKCHPATVEIPLVLQGLSGERGLLIPLGLSSYLTKPVGSESLLQMLQNQGLPPQEGSDILVVDDEPDIRQWLLDLLLAEGYQVRTAENGEVALRELERSLPRLVILDLMMPGLDGFQVLQQLRSMPGGSRDLVRVIILSSLEPNIAARRRLEQETELILQKGDLSPDSLLERLEQILARS, encoded by the coding sequence ATGCAGGGGCGGCCCCGGAGCCTAACCTTAGCCACTAAGCTAGTCGCCGGTGGGGTCGGAATTCTGTCTTTGATGTTGCTGAGTGGCCTGCTCAGTCAACGCTTGCTGCTAAGTGAATTGCAACAGCAACAGCAGTTCTACCGCAATAGCGAAGCGCTAGATGAAGCGCTGGACGAAGTGTTGCGGGGCATGCTGAATCAAGAGACCGGCTATCGAGGTTATGTAATTGCCCAAGATGCGGCCTTTCTAGAACCCTTTGAGGAGGGGCGTCAGCAATATCTAGAGGGACTGACGTTGAGCCGCCGGGTTGCTTCTGAGACTGATGGCAAGACAGCTGAACTGCTCAACGCGATTAACGCAGTCGAGCACGCCGGAAACGACTGGTACAACAGTTCGGCTCGGCCTATGGTTGAGCTGGTCCGCTCCGGCAACCAACGAGCTGCCCTGCAACAATTTGCCTCCGTCCAAGGCAAAGCTCGCTTCGACCGTTTTCGGCTGGTTCATACCCAGGCGCTGAACCTGAGTAATCAGAATTTGCGTCGTTTAGAGCAAACAGCCCAATTGCGTCAGCAACGATTACAACTCCTTACTGAGTTGTGTTGGGGAGGAGGATTTCTTCTAGCCGGTGGTTTAGGCGTATTGCTGGTTAGTAGTGTGCGTCGTCCATTGCAGGAGCTAGAGCGCAGCGCTCAGGCCGTTGCAGATGGCGACCTTTCAGTGCGCGCCCAAGTTTACCGGGATGATGAACTGGGCCAGTTTACGCAGCAGTTCAACGCCATGCTTAGCCAGATAGAAGCACAGCGCTTGCAACTGGCTGAGCGAGATGTTCAGGCAATTGTGCAGGCAGTCGGCGAAGTTTTAATTGCTGAACAAGATCTAGAACCACTATTGCGTCAAGCGCTAGCAACCCTGTGTGAGCAAACTCGTCGTCGGGCTGGTGCCATTTACTTGTGGTCAGGAACGGCTCAGCAGTTGCAATTGCGCTCAACTTACGGTTTGAACCCAGACAGCCTACAGAAGACCTACAATGCTGGCGAAGGTTTGGCAGGCATGGCTCTAGGGCAAGCTTGTTTTCTAGAAGGCGACGAAGCGTCGGCTCTGGTCTACCCGACCTTAGATGGCTCAGCGATTCTGCGTTACCAAGCGGCCTGGCCGTTGCGCATCAGTGATCGGCTAGTCGGTATGCTCCTGGTCGCGGGCTTAGTTCCTCTCAGTGCTCGGGATCGGAATGCTCTGGCCTCAATTGCTGATCAGTTGGCGATTGCAATCGAAAACGCTTTAAGCTTTGGGACCATTCGGCAGCAGCAGCAGGAACTCCAGGCCCGTGAGCAAGAACTCGCGGCCCAGAACGAAGAACTAGAGGCTCAGCGCTCGGAGCTAGAGTTTGTCAATGCAGAAATGGAAGCTCAGCAGCAGCGCTTAGAGCGGCTGAACTATGAACTGCTGGAGTCAGACCGCCACAAGGATGAGTTTTTGGCCAATATGAGCCATGAACTGCGGACCCCCCTTAACGCCATTATTGGCTTCTCACAGCTGCTACTGCGCCGTGAAGATGTGCGCAGCCTGCACCAAGTAAGCGATCAGCTAGAGCGCATTCTGCGCAATGGCCGTCAACAGCTCAGCCTGGTCAACGACATCTTAGATCTTGCTCGCATCCGAGCCGGTCAGATAGAGCTTCAAGCTGAGCCAATCAATCTGCGAGAGTTGGTCGAGCAGACAGTGAGTGGTCTGAGCGGGCTTGCCAGTGATCGCGGCCTAAGCTTGCTGATCGATTCTCCTGAGCCCTTAGGTGAGCTGATCGCTGATCCTGAGCGTCTACGCCAGATTCTCACCAACCTACTGTCCAATGCAATTAAGTACACCGATCAGGGGCAGATTACGTTACGGCTGAGACGGCATCCAGCAGGCTCGGTCTTAGCAGGCTCGGTCCAAGACGGCTCGACTGCACCAGTTGCCGTACAGGACAGTGACCAACTTGAGATTGCTGTGATCGACACTGGGGTTGGCATCCCCCTCGATCAGCAACCCCTGGTGTTTGAAGCCTTCCGACGAGTCAATCAACATCCGGGCCAACGCGGTGGTGGTACTGGCCTCGGTTTGGCGATCACCAGCCGTCTGGTACAGCAGATGGGTGGCAACATCCGGTTAGAAAGCACGCCTGGTCAGGGTTCCACCTTTACGGTGACTTTGCCCTGCCGTCCCCCTGCTCCTAGTCTCGTCTCTGGCCCTGCCTCTGGTTCTGCCCCTGGTCCTGATCGCTTTAGCGAGGCGGTCTCTGCTCCACTAAGCTTAGTCAATGCTTTGGCGTTGGCTGACGGTGGGCCTGTACGCTCTTCTAACGCTGATGGAACGCGCACGGTTCTGCTCATTGAGCCGAATCCTCAGGTCCGGGCTGCGGTGGCCGAACGGTTAGCCGGACAAGCCTATCGGCTACTAACCGCTGCTGACGGCTTAGAAGGTGTTGAAATTGCTCGACGCCAGCGGCCCGATGTAATTGTGTTGGAGGTGGCTCTCCCTGAGGGGCAGTTCTGGCAGGTGCTGTTTGAGCTGAAGTGTCATCCAGCCACTGTAGAGATCCCGCTAGTATTGCAAGGGCTGTCTGGTGAGCGTGGCTTATTGATTCCACTAGGCCTATCGTCCTATCTCACCAAACCAGTGGGCAGCGAGAGCCTGCTTCAGATGCTGCAAAACCAAGGGCTACCGCCGCAGGAGGGCAGCGACATTCTGGTTGTGGATGACGAGCCCGATATTCGCCAATGGTTGCTGGACCTGCTGCTGGCGGAGGGTTACCAAGTGCGCACCGCTGAGAATGGTGAAGTTGCCCTGCGCGAACTGGAGCGGTCTCTGCCTCGCCTGGTGATTCTGGATCTGATGATGCCGGGGCTCGATGGCTTTCAAGTGTTGCAGCAATTGCGCTCGATGCCCGGTGGCAGTCGCGATCTAGTGCGCGTGATTATCCTCAGCTCTTTAGAGCCAAATATTGCCGCACGCCGTCGTCTTGAGCAGGAAACTGAGCTGATTCTGCAAAAAGGTGACCTTAGCCCAGATTCCCTGCTAGAACGCCTAGAGCAAATTTTGGCGCGGTCTTAG